One genomic window of Trichlorobacter lovleyi includes the following:
- the phoU gene encoding phosphate signaling complex protein PhoU has protein sequence MSGHVVSSYDADLNDLRQRILTMGGLVEKMIADAVKSLVERDTELAERIIAMDHEVNNHEVVIDERCLELLALRQPTGKDLRFITLALKIVTDLERIGDKCANMAKRARQLNQEPPLKPYIDIPRMAHWVEVMIKEALDAFVRGDDVLAVKVCKDDQMVDDLNEQVQRELYSYMIEDPSTISRAMRLTYIAKSLERIADHATNIAEMVIFMVKGKDIRHTIA, from the coding sequence ATGAGTGGACATGTAGTTTCATCCTACGATGCAGACCTGAACGATCTGCGGCAGCGTATCCTGACCATGGGCGGGCTGGTGGAAAAGATGATCGCCGACGCGGTCAAGTCGCTGGTTGAGCGGGATACTGAGCTTGCCGAGCGGATCATTGCCATGGACCATGAGGTGAATAACCATGAGGTCGTGATTGACGAACGCTGTCTGGAGCTGCTGGCACTGCGCCAACCCACCGGCAAGGACTTGCGTTTTATCACCCTGGCCTTGAAGATCGTCACCGACCTGGAGCGGATCGGCGATAAATGCGCCAACATGGCCAAACGGGCCCGGCAACTGAACCAGGAACCGCCGCTCAAGCCGTACATCGATATCCCGCGCATGGCCCACTGGGTTGAGGTGATGATCAAGGAGGCTCTGGATGCCTTTGTGCGGGGGGATGATGTCCTGGCGGTCAAGGTCTGCAAGGACGACCAGATGGTGGATGACCTGAATGAGCAGGTCCAGCGTGAGCTTTACAGCTACATGATTGAGGACCCCTCAACCATCAGCCGTGCCATGCGCCTGACCTACATCGCCAAGTCGCTGGAGCGGATCGCCGACCACGCCACCAATATTGCCGAGATGGTGATCTTTATGGTCAAGGGCAAGGATATCCGTCACACAATCGCCTGA
- a CDS encoding C45 family autoproteolytic acyltransferase/hydolase encodes MKIFLIFPVFTIAIVIGLLSCGSDDSSLVSITPGTGFYQVTILSSDGNHYAVGREYGQKVLATVPDYEQLIDSYLKELQEAAVPVTGSGIPGTAGSIPFAVMIARALEIKKQIDPLYLQELDGFASTLSGGDHDELGDGKLSRNEYLLLNLVPDIATTTACSTLAVTGARSATGKTIVGRITDWFPGSTGQFGALNALVHTRTGSKQVASFGWLGVLGNLVAINSSGVYIANLYSPVGGAYSAVGRRSILLDIRKAMETSSTLDEVANYLKDPAKLYGYNHNMFLADATTTKVLENDFNRTRALRGPDSALNPGIVWGFSNAVASVNSFLLLGNDDNHTPAPVNTERWANYKSLLAAQGSRVDFIGMKSIITYHKPGANGTDNGDIYGNTSIQAIVYSFDDNRLECWLRPHSGSFIDQPQFISIKMPF; translated from the coding sequence GTGAAGATATTTTTGATTTTTCCTGTTTTTACAATTGCCATAGTAATTGGATTACTGTCGTGCGGTTCGGACGACAGCTCGCTGGTCAGCATAACGCCCGGCACCGGGTTCTATCAGGTTACGATTCTATCTTCGGATGGCAATCATTATGCTGTCGGGAGAGAATATGGCCAGAAGGTTCTGGCTACGGTTCCGGACTATGAACAGCTCATCGACTCCTACCTGAAAGAGTTACAGGAAGCGGCTGTACCGGTAACCGGCTCGGGAATCCCCGGAACGGCAGGCAGCATTCCCTTTGCGGTTATGATCGCACGGGCCCTTGAGATCAAAAAACAGATCGACCCGCTCTATCTGCAGGAACTGGATGGATTTGCGTCAACCCTGAGTGGCGGTGACCACGATGAACTGGGGGATGGCAAGCTCTCCAGAAATGAGTACCTGCTCCTGAACCTGGTTCCTGACATAGCCACCACCACGGCCTGTTCTACTCTGGCGGTCACCGGTGCACGATCAGCCACCGGCAAGACCATCGTCGGCAGAATCACCGACTGGTTCCCCGGATCAACAGGACAGTTCGGCGCGTTGAATGCACTCGTGCACACCAGGACCGGCTCGAAACAGGTCGCTTCCTTCGGCTGGCTTGGTGTGCTTGGTAACTTGGTTGCCATCAATAGCTCTGGAGTATACATCGCCAACCTTTACAGCCCGGTCGGCGGAGCCTATTCGGCGGTCGGCCGGCGTTCTATCCTGCTCGACATTCGCAAGGCAATGGAAACAAGTTCAACACTGGATGAGGTGGCAAATTACCTGAAGGATCCAGCCAAACTCTACGGCTATAATCACAATATGTTCCTTGCCGATGCAACAACCACAAAGGTGCTTGAAAACGATTTCAACAGGACCCGTGCCCTCAGGGGGCCTGACAGCGCCCTTAACCCAGGCATCGTATGGGGATTCAGCAATGCGGTAGCCAGTGTTAACTCCTTCCTGCTTCTGGGCAATGACGACAACCATACTCCGGCCCCGGTAAATACCGAGCGCTGGGCCAATTATAAATCATTGCTTGCAGCCCAGGGTTCGCGTGTAGATTTTATCGGCATGAAATCGATTATCACCTATCACAAACCTGGCGCCAACGGCACTGATAATGGAGATATATATGGCAACACCTCTATTCAGGCGATTGTCTACTCTTTTGACGACAATCGCCTGGAATGCTGGCTGCGTCCCCATAGCGGCAGTTTCATTGACCAGCCGCAGTTCATCAGTATCAAGATGCCGTTTTGA
- a CDS encoding S10 family serine carboxypeptidase-like protein, translating into MKFSMGTNLFVAVVITLFLAACSGSDTVSLQSEAGYIEIEPISFSLQQPGRDTYSDTSSTSRILYSFHPASLDSAHKPLFVFLNGGPGCATTTNLFSMNTAPYTLDRLRTNGNPYAANPYSWTVLGNLLYIDAPNTGFSYNLVTGASDKEVRFSEFNSKNFNPFIDSANVIRVILRFLEAHSSIRSNQVILVGESYSGTRVSTMLNLLLFYPKYGTGEKIYKDTALVAEIQQHFSKLFPAEAAAGNLTPQMVARQFGRQILIQPEISGPYQAEADGDLFEQPGSIIDQLATATGTVYTRCNPSDSTCSKEMNALTFVEKLAKRDRYNLSMQVGWTDELEVFAMQSLLDVDTLSRLFNYDVHNISMIRPEARKDAYRYAVNKNEDPNSWNLTDVRLSQKLLLERDSLSRMIALLGSAGNNSFEKVFGSLPVYDDYLSGTNIAVYISFMSNRAVYAGYPVSPDTSPLFGQLFLENATLVKTFLTDAEHDLVIYSPGYPEALKKYTGIVDSVVVKRGKDLLQPLGSFRINYTPNSLTGMSTPAYVDLYYPYYGVSGHSVTSAQPDKILADIKNWML; encoded by the coding sequence ATGAAGTTTTCAATGGGTACCAACCTGTTTGTGGCTGTTGTTATCACCTTGTTCCTTGCGGCCTGTTCCGGCAGCGATACCGTGTCTCTGCAAAGCGAAGCCGGTTACATAGAAATTGAACCGATCAGTTTTTCCCTGCAGCAGCCCGGACGTGACACCTACAGTGATACCTCGTCAACATCACGGATATTGTATTCCTTCCATCCTGCAAGCCTGGATTCTGCTCACAAGCCACTGTTTGTTTTTCTCAATGGCGGTCCAGGCTGTGCCACAACCACCAACCTGTTTAGCATGAACACTGCTCCCTACACTCTGGACAGGTTACGTACCAATGGTAATCCCTACGCAGCTAATCCCTACAGTTGGACGGTACTCGGTAACCTGCTCTACATCGATGCCCCCAATACCGGTTTTTCCTACAATCTGGTTACTGGTGCCTCAGATAAAGAGGTCCGCTTCTCCGAGTTTAATTCTAAAAACTTCAACCCGTTTATTGACTCGGCCAATGTTATCAGGGTGATCCTCCGCTTTTTGGAGGCCCATTCGTCAATCCGGTCTAATCAGGTAATTCTGGTGGGTGAAAGTTATAGCGGGACGCGGGTTTCTACCATGTTGAATCTGCTGCTGTTTTATCCAAAATACGGTACAGGTGAAAAAATCTACAAAGACACAGCTCTTGTCGCTGAAATTCAACAGCACTTTTCCAAGTTGTTTCCGGCTGAAGCGGCGGCTGGTAACCTCACCCCCCAGATGGTAGCCCGGCAGTTCGGGCGCCAGATTCTGATTCAGCCTGAAATCAGCGGCCCCTACCAAGCCGAGGCGGATGGTGATCTCTTTGAGCAACCCGGCTCCATTATTGACCAACTGGCGACGGCAACCGGGACGGTCTATACACGATGCAACCCATCCGACTCAACCTGTAGCAAAGAGATGAACGCACTGACCTTTGTTGAAAAGCTTGCCAAGCGTGACAGATACAACCTGAGCATGCAGGTGGGCTGGACCGATGAGCTGGAAGTTTTTGCCATGCAGAGCCTGCTGGATGTGGATACTCTTTCACGGCTCTTTAATTATGATGTGCATAACATCAGCATGATACGGCCAGAGGCAAGAAAAGACGCTTACCGTTATGCTGTTAACAAGAATGAAGACCCTAACAGCTGGAATTTGACCGATGTCCGTCTCAGCCAAAAGCTGCTATTGGAGCGGGATTCCCTCAGCCGTATGATCGCTTTGTTGGGAAGCGCCGGTAATAATTCCTTTGAAAAAGTATTTGGCAGCCTGCCGGTATATGACGATTATCTGAGCGGCACCAACATTGCTGTCTATATTTCCTTTATGAGCAACCGTGCCGTGTATGCCGGCTACCCGGTCAGCCCGGACACCTCGCCGCTCTTTGGGCAACTGTTTCTTGAGAACGCAACGCTGGTTAAGACTTTTCTGACTGATGCGGAGCACGATCTGGTCATCTATTCCCCTGGTTACCCGGAAGCTCTTAAAAAGTATACCGGCATTGTCGATTCTGTCGTTGTCAAGCGTGGCAAAGATTTACTGCAACCACTAGGGAGTTTCCGTATCAATTATACCCCCAACTCTTTAACCGGCATGTCAACTCCGGCCTATGTGGATCTGTACTACCCCTATTATGGTGTTTCAGGTCACTCGGTTACCTCTGCGCAACCAGATAAGATTCTGGCAGACATCAAAAACTGGATGCTGTGA
- the mqnE gene encoding aminofutalosine synthase MqnE, with protein sequence MTTLATIKEKVHAGERLSEADALALYASNDLLAIGELAAWANERKNGTNVYFNVNRHINPTNVCVNRCAFCAFSRTAEADDAYTLALDQMVGRAVEAVGQGATEVHLVGGLHPDLPFEFYLELLRDIRTNAPSLHIKAFTAVEIDYFARISQQTVEQVLGQLIEAGLGSMPGGGAEILVEAVRQKICPEKISGQRWLEVHRLAHQAGLKTNATMLYGHVESVADRVRHMALLRELQDETGGFQVFIPLAWQPENSPLKLDTKGTSGLDDLKTLAIARLFLDNFQHLKAYWVMLGEKIAQVALAFGVDDLDGTVVEEKIGHDAGAASPQSLTLERLIRLIRIAGKTPVERDTLYNPLRRY encoded by the coding sequence ATGACAACATTAGCCACTATTAAAGAAAAAGTCCATGCCGGTGAACGGCTTTCCGAGGCCGATGCGCTGGCGTTGTATGCCTCCAATGACCTGCTGGCCATCGGTGAGCTGGCAGCCTGGGCAAATGAACGTAAAAACGGCACAAACGTCTATTTCAACGTTAACCGTCACATCAACCCCACCAATGTCTGCGTCAACCGCTGCGCCTTCTGCGCCTTTTCCCGCACCGCCGAGGCCGATGATGCCTACACCCTGGCGCTGGACCAGATGGTGGGTCGGGCAGTGGAGGCGGTCGGCCAGGGGGCTACCGAGGTACACCTGGTGGGTGGCCTGCACCCTGACCTGCCGTTTGAGTTCTATCTGGAGCTGTTGCGGGATATCCGTACGAATGCGCCATCCCTGCATATCAAGGCCTTTACCGCGGTTGAGATCGACTACTTTGCCCGGATCAGCCAACAGACCGTGGAGCAGGTGCTGGGGCAGCTGATTGAGGCCGGACTGGGCTCCATGCCCGGTGGCGGGGCCGAGATCCTGGTGGAGGCGGTGCGGCAGAAGATCTGCCCGGAAAAGATCAGTGGTCAGCGCTGGCTGGAGGTGCATCGTCTGGCCCATCAGGCCGGCCTGAAGACCAATGCCACCATGCTCTACGGTCATGTTGAGAGCGTTGCCGACCGGGTACGCCACATGGCGCTGCTGCGGGAGCTGCAGGATGAGACCGGCGGGTTCCAGGTCTTTATCCCCCTGGCCTGGCAGCCGGAGAATTCGCCGCTCAAGCTGGACACCAAAGGCACCTCCGGTCTGGATGACCTGAAGACCCTGGCGATTGCCCGGCTGTTTCTGGATAACTTTCAACACCTGAAGGCCTACTGGGTCATGCTGGGAGAGAAGATCGCCCAGGTGGCGCTGGCCTTTGGGGTGGACGACCTGGACGGCACCGTGGTGGAGGAAAAAATCGGCCACGATGCCGGGGCCGCCTCGCCTCAGTCCCTGACCCTGGAGCGCCTGATCCGGCTGATCAGGATTGCCGGCAAGACACCGGTGGAGCGGGATACGCTGTATAACCCGCTGCGCAGATATTAA
- a CDS encoding class I SAM-dependent methyltransferase, with amino-acid sequence MARNNTFLQQLHRLFAVYAATSPQPLPAPGLIITPEIRLQSELYLPIATIRRVFYRLYGQALVYPPICSSTPFHTALSWADCYAALPSWLQRSPNPARLLEHLLQDHDLLTGFIFHSFLPSRFNGAGFGRYPDQLSWLRQNMSKSSGSLRVLDAACGSGEGTWELAELLAAHGWPPEQVRLEGWTLEPLEVWAAENRALPHDLQREQSYRQRIQPLKQQGWDRRISFQTVDLLAQVPSNQAFDLILCNGLLGGPIISNHGEIGQVLGQLVAVLNRGGMLLIADHFHAGWRKKVPLEWLCGLLCNMGLEVRQAGEGLVAIKPCT; translated from the coding sequence GTGGCACGGAACAATACCTTTCTGCAACAGCTCCATCGTCTTTTTGCCGTGTATGCTGCCACCTCGCCGCAGCCGCTTCCGGCTCCGGGGCTGATCATCACCCCTGAGATCCGGCTGCAGTCCGAGCTGTACCTGCCGATTGCCACCATCAGGCGGGTATTCTACCGGTTGTACGGTCAGGCCCTGGTGTATCCCCCGATCTGTAGCAGTACCCCGTTCCATACTGCCCTGAGCTGGGCTGACTGCTATGCAGCCCTGCCCAGCTGGCTGCAACGCTCCCCCAATCCGGCAAGACTGCTGGAACATCTGTTGCAAGACCATGATCTGCTGACCGGATTCATATTCCACTCGTTTCTGCCAAGCCGCTTTAACGGGGCCGGATTTGGCCGCTATCCCGACCAGCTCAGCTGGCTGCGACAAAATATGTCAAAAAGCAGCGGTTCTCTGCGGGTGCTTGATGCAGCCTGTGGCAGTGGCGAAGGGACCTGGGAGCTGGCAGAGCTGTTGGCAGCGCACGGTTGGCCGCCTGAGCAGGTTCGGCTTGAGGGATGGACCCTGGAGCCGCTGGAGGTCTGGGCCGCGGAGAACCGCGCGCTGCCCCATGACTTGCAGCGGGAACAGAGCTACCGGCAGAGGATACAGCCGCTCAAGCAGCAGGGTTGGGACAGGCGGATCAGCTTTCAGACCGTGGATTTACTGGCACAAGTGCCAAGCAACCAAGCCTTTGATCTGATCCTGTGCAATGGTCTGTTGGGTGGTCCCATTATCAGTAACCATGGCGAAATAGGGCAGGTGCTCGGACAGCTCGTAGCAGTGCTGAACCGTGGTGGTATGCTATTGATTGCCGATCATTTTCACGCTGGTTGGCGCAAGAAGGTACCACTGGAGTGGTTGTGCGGATTGCTGTGCAACATGGGATTGGAGGTCCGGCAGGCGGGTGAGGGACTGGTTGCTATCAAACCGTGCACATGA
- a CDS encoding CoA-binding protein, producing MTEAIETFLKAEAFGVVGASEDRSKYGNKVLRCYLQNKKTAIPVNPKVASVEGIATVASVSELPDNVTSISVITPPAVTEKVVEAAITRGITNIWMQPGAESAVAIERCKAAGVNVIADHSCLLVVLGYKEH from the coding sequence ATGACCGAAGCGATTGAGACCTTTTTGAAGGCAGAGGCGTTTGGTGTGGTGGGGGCATCGGAGGATCGCAGCAAGTACGGCAACAAGGTGCTGCGCTGCTACCTGCAGAACAAGAAGACCGCCATTCCGGTTAATCCCAAAGTGGCTTCTGTTGAGGGGATTGCCACCGTTGCCTCGGTTTCGGAGCTGCCGGATAACGTCACGAGCATCTCGGTCATCACCCCCCCGGCGGTGACCGAAAAGGTGGTTGAGGCCGCCATTACCCGCGGTATCACCAACATCTGGATGCAGCCCGGTGCCGAAAGCGCTGTTGCCATTGAACGCTGCAAGGCTGCCGGGGTCAACGTGATTGCCGACCACAGCTGCCTGCTGGTGGTGTTGGGCTACAAAGAGCACTAG
- the pstB gene encoding phosphate ABC transporter ATP-binding protein PstB, giving the protein MSPEPAELSKHPTIIEVDHVNLHYGSSHALKDISLSMRRNQVTAFIGPSGCGKSTLLRCLNRMNDLIDSVRIEGSIRLDGAEITGAKTDVISLRRRVGMVFQQSNPFPKSIYENIVYGLRIAGINDKAVLDETVERSLKGAAIWNEVKDRLHDSALGLSGGQAQRICIARAIATNPEVILMDEPCSALDPLSTLKIEELIDELKEQYTIVIVTHNMQQAARVSDATAFFYLGELIEMGDTKKIFTNPEKQQTEDYITGRFG; this is encoded by the coding sequence ATGAGTCCGGAACCTGCTGAACTGAGCAAACACCCAACGATTATTGAGGTGGATCATGTAAACCTGCACTACGGGAGCTCGCATGCCCTGAAGGATATCTCGCTCTCCATGCGCCGCAACCAGGTGACCGCCTTTATCGGCCCTTCCGGCTGCGGCAAATCAACCCTGCTGCGCTGCCTGAACCGGATGAACGACCTGATCGATTCGGTCAGGATTGAGGGCAGTATCCGGCTGGACGGCGCCGAAATCACCGGTGCCAAGACGGATGTCATCTCACTGCGCCGGCGGGTGGGGATGGTCTTTCAACAGTCCAATCCGTTTCCCAAATCGATCTATGAAAATATCGTCTATGGTCTGCGGATCGCCGGGATCAATGACAAGGCGGTACTGGATGAAACCGTGGAACGGAGCCTGAAGGGGGCCGCGATCTGGAACGAGGTCAAGGACCGGCTGCATGATTCGGCCCTGGGACTGTCCGGCGGCCAGGCGCAACGGATCTGCATTGCCCGGGCGATTGCCACCAACCCTGAGGTGATCCTGATGGATGAACCCTGTTCAGCCCTGGACCCGCTTTCAACCCTGAAAATTGAAGAGTTGATTGACGAACTGAAGGAACAGTATACGATTGTAATCGTGACCCATAACATGCAGCAGGCAGCACGGGTCTCCGATGCAACCGCCTTTTTCTATCTGGGTGAGCTGATTGAGATGGGTGACACCAAAAAAATCTTCACCAACCCGGAAAAGCAACAAACGGAAGATTACATCACCGGGCGATTCGGCTAA
- a CDS encoding alpha/beta hydrolase, protein MFKKRFQKFAALACALILTVLAGCGSDDVQTSRDPAVLVSAEKTATFSSITEVEQALFAGGADQLTISSTLGGYDTLANATKNGATGVQPINDLINLIKSVWNEGFLPYTRTPIVHLYKITYKQSPQPNAPNLTGLLMLPYDLLHNPRGVLLFTHPTETLRAYSPSRKEPFIDGTMTKMFGYLFATLGYAVVMPDYPGMGDNYETHPYCLTTLGSSSAAMVKAVRSNKDFGLSDYIEVNIMGFSEGGYAALASAYYMKNYPADYMVKKVASLSGPYDLAGTMKNLMISAGIDFPAPYFLPYVINGYRAAYPAISYLDFSNAVVANPVIDGLNFNSRLLALLNGDYTGSQISTLIYTVTPASKDNKYYGPISITTLDFQKHLVDEPDSDLNKALAANTLAQTAWLPDPNVKFFFAHYEGDDCVPYGNTLAMQKVWGTYSNVTFTKLTSTEPFNKANTGSTHAASLVREYVLGMQFLLGM, encoded by the coding sequence ATGTTCAAAAAACGGTTCCAAAAATTTGCAGCCCTGGCATGTGCCCTGATACTGACGGTATTAGCCGGATGTGGCTCAGACGATGTTCAAACTTCCAGAGACCCTGCGGTGCTGGTGTCTGCCGAAAAAACGGCAACTTTTTCAAGCATAACCGAAGTAGAGCAGGCACTGTTTGCTGGCGGTGCAGATCAGTTGACCATCAGCAGCACCCTTGGAGGTTACGATACCCTGGCAAATGCAACGAAAAACGGTGCTACCGGCGTGCAGCCCATCAACGACTTGATCAACCTGATTAAATCCGTCTGGAATGAAGGCTTTCTCCCGTACACGCGAACGCCGATCGTGCATTTATACAAAATCACCTATAAACAGTCGCCTCAGCCCAATGCACCGAATCTGACCGGTCTCTTGATGCTTCCCTATGATCTTTTGCACAACCCGAGAGGGGTCCTGCTGTTTACCCATCCCACAGAGACCTTGCGGGCATACTCACCCTCACGCAAAGAGCCATTTATAGACGGGACCATGACCAAGATGTTCGGCTATCTGTTCGCAACCCTGGGTTATGCGGTGGTCATGCCTGACTACCCCGGCATGGGTGATAACTACGAAACCCACCCCTACTGTCTGACCACCCTGGGCAGCAGTTCCGCCGCCATGGTTAAGGCAGTCAGATCCAACAAGGACTTCGGGCTCAGCGACTATATCGAAGTCAATATTATGGGCTTCTCAGAGGGCGGCTATGCTGCCCTGGCGTCAGCCTACTACATGAAAAACTACCCTGCCGACTACATGGTGAAAAAGGTTGCATCACTCTCCGGCCCCTATGACCTAGCCGGTACCATGAAGAATCTGATGATTAGCGCTGGTATTGACTTCCCTGCGCCGTACTTTCTGCCCTATGTGATCAACGGCTATCGCGCGGCCTATCCAGCTATCAGTTATCTGGACTTCAGCAACGCAGTCGTAGCAAACCCCGTCATTGACGGCCTCAATTTCAACTCGCGACTTCTGGCTTTACTAAACGGAGATTATACCGGGAGCCAGATATCGACCCTGATCTATACCGTCACACCAGCCAGTAAAGACAACAAATATTACGGACCTATCTCTATTACAACCCTCGACTTCCAGAAACATCTGGTCGACGAGCCGGACAGCGATCTTAACAAGGCTCTGGCTGCCAATACGCTGGCGCAGACAGCCTGGCTCCCTGATCCGAACGTCAAGTTTTTCTTTGCTCACTACGAGGGCGATGACTGCGTACCCTATGGAAACACCCTGGCCATGCAGAAGGTCTGGGGGACTTACAGCAATGTGACCTTCACCAAACTGACCAGTACCGAGCCATTCAACAAAGCAAATACCGGCTCGACCCACGCGGCCTCTCTCGTACGGGAATATGTTTTGGGCATGCAGTTTCTGCTGGGGATGTAG
- a CDS encoding NAD(+)--dinitrogen-reductase ADP-D-ribosyltransferase — MSIFNLCNLPPWVIASRHFNEHPQPLFLQGVRDANRFLFNKLDTLENRDERGQVFSDYLSVKFQLHHEDGHTDSARRALRNSYLRFLKGWMMDSNSVEGAVLKSWVESRMGIAPTFHNGRISGTDSEAHYRYIVDRTRGSKRTNAINAQLDLLYEYCQYELQRSHGKLGTLTLFRGTNGATEDQILEQVGKREQIVRLNNLVSFTDEEERAWEFGSIVWRVQVPTSKIFFFDELLPTSLLKGEGEYLVIGGDYLVKRIMCTV; from the coding sequence ATGTCGATCTTCAATCTCTGCAATCTGCCACCCTGGGTGATCGCCTCGCGTCACTTCAATGAACATCCGCAACCGTTATTTCTGCAGGGGGTGCGGGATGCCAACCGTTTTCTGTTCAACAAACTTGACACACTCGAAAACCGCGACGAACGGGGACAGGTCTTCAGTGACTACCTCTCGGTCAAGTTCCAGCTCCACCATGAGGATGGCCATACCGACTCTGCCCGCAGGGCGCTGCGTAACAGTTATCTGCGCTTCCTGAAGGGGTGGATGATGGACAGCAATTCGGTGGAAGGGGCGGTGCTGAAAAGCTGGGTAGAGAGCAGAATGGGGATCGCCCCGACCTTTCATAACGGCCGGATCAGCGGCACGGATTCAGAGGCCCATTACCGTTATATTGTAGACCGGACCCGTGGCAGCAAGCGGACCAACGCCATCAATGCGCAGCTTGACCTGCTGTACGAATACTGCCAGTACGAGCTGCAGCGCAGCCACGGCAAACTGGGGACCCTGACCCTGTTTCGCGGCACCAACGGTGCGACCGAGGATCAGATCCTGGAACAGGTGGGCAAACGGGAGCAGATCGTACGGTTGAACAACCTGGTCTCCTTTACCGATGAAGAGGAACGTGCCTGGGAGTTCGGCTCGATTGTCTGGCGGGTACAGGTACCCACCTCAAAGATCTTCTTTTTTGATGAACTGCTTCCCACCAGCCTGCTCAAGGGCGAGGGTGAATACCTGGTGATCGGCGGTGATTACCTGGTCAAACGGATCATGTGCACGGTTTGA